The genomic segment CTCGTGAGACGAGACATGACCACTCCGTTCTTCCGGGCTGGGCCCGGGCCGTTGTCGGCTCGCTCATCTTAATTCGCTGGAGCGGTAAAGAGCGTCGGATTCGCCGGATGGCTCGTCGGTAGCCGGCAGCGGCGATTTCCAGCGCCAGATGTTCAGGTCGTGAACGGCATATGAATTGTCGCCATGGTCGTAGGCCACGGCACCATCCGTACCCCGAGACTGATGGGGTGTCGGAACATCACTCTCACAAGCACGCGAATTTCCTCAAGTCAGTGATCCGCTGGCTCGACGTCGGCTACCCGCAAGGCGTTCCCGGCCCTGACCAGGTGGCGTTGTTCGCCCTGCTGCGGAGCACCCCCCTGACCCAGGAGCAACTCGAAGAGGTTGCTCATAACATCGCCGCGAAGGAATCGCAGCCCGGAGCTGACGGCGTCGTCAGCCGCGCGGAGATCGTCGAGTTCATCGAGAAGACGACTCACACCGACCCCGGCAAAGACGACATTCAGCGCGTGGCCTCGACGCTGGCCGCCGCTGGCTGGCCGCTGGCCGGGATCAGCGTGCACCCGGATGACGAGCATGGCAAAGCGGCCGAAGAGATCGCGTGCCGCCGCGACGACGTAGCCGAGGGCGCCTCACAGGGTTGAGATGTCGATGACGAAGCGGTAGCGCACGTCGCTGGCGAGCACCCGTTCGTAGGCTTCGTTGACGTAATCCGCTTCGATGA from the Mycobacterium lentiflavum genome contains:
- a CDS encoding DUF3349 domain-containing protein, which encodes MSEHHSHKHANFLKSVIRWLDVGYPQGVPGPDQVALFALLRSTPLTQEQLEEVAHNIAAKESQPGADGVVSRAEIVEFIEKTTHTDPGKDDIQRVASTLAAAGWPLAGISVHPDDEHGKAAEEIACRRDDVAEGASQG